A genomic window from Triticum urartu cultivar G1812 chromosome 7, Tu2.1, whole genome shotgun sequence includes:
- the LOC125520140 gene encoding nuclear poly(A) polymerase 4-like isoform X1 yields the protein MATSNKPISLAGPLDADVQRTAELNKFLVEAGLYESADESARREEVLGELDKIVKDWVKQLTSQRGYTDQMIEEANAVLFTFGSYRLGVHGPGADIDTLCVGPSYVNREEDFFIVLHDILAQTEEVSELQPVPDAHVPVMKFKFHGISIDLLYASVSLLVVPSDLDISQEAVLYDIDEATVRSLTGCRVADQILRLVPNIESFRTTLRCLKHWARRRGVYSNVTGFLGGVNWALLVARVCQLYPNAVPSMLVSRFFRVFTQWRWPTPVMLCAIEEEELGFPVWDPRKNPRDRTHHMPIITPAYPCMNSSYNVSTSTLRVMIEQFQFGNKICQEIEMNKASWSALFEPFNFFEAYKNYLQVDIIAEDDADLRLWKGWVESRLRQLTLKIERDTYGKLQCHPYPYEYADPSRQCAHCAFFMGLSRKEGVKIQEGQQFDIRGTVDEFRHEINMYMFWKPGMELAVSHVRRKEIPAYVFPEGYKRPRPQRHVNHQHQSDKNNTANGALTGSPDSQLKRKHDTTGIDDTEPCRSVKRASISPVHPRTLSPRSGNISDEPRSDSQQKVTSNASGGSQDSPGSGNRDQTKCSSSSHASEKSLDSVASGSKCVKMEAVCSDDVTSKHVDCISPVKDSTAPTVAVSTTLKRVAEKVVLELVGSESIGGNNAELLQIAEKDMGNVLVENLHFGGNGVPQSGLPEELELNNGIEVRSKAYAGVKSDGSQKSSLRSANTGDLEGRWW from the exons ATGGCGACCTCTAATAAGCCAATATCGCTGGCTGGGCCGTTGGATGCTGATGTCCAGAGGACGGCTGAATTGAACAAG TTCTTGGTTGAAGCGGGCTTATATGAAAGTGCCGATGAGTCTGCTAGGCGGGAGGAGGTGCTGGGGGAGCTTGACAAG ATTGTAAAAGATTGGGTGAAACAGTTAACTAGTCAGAGAGGATATACTGATCAAATGATTGAAGAGGCAAATGCCGTGCTTTTCACCTTCGGGTCATACCGTCTAGGG GTCCATGGACCTGGGGCTGACATCGATACTCTATGTGTTGGACCTTCATATGTGAATCGCGAG GAGGACTTCTTTATTGTACTGCATGACATATTAGCACAAACGGAGGAAGTGTCTGAATTGCAACCTGTACCTGATGCACATGTACCTGTGATGAAATTTAAGTTCCATGGGATATCCATCGATCTTCTTTATGCCAGCGTTTCTCTCTTAGTAGTACCATCT GATTTGGATATCTCTCAGGAAGCAGTGCTTTATGACATTGATGAGGCAACTGTTCGTAGTCTTACTGGCTGCAGAGTGGCTGACCAAATTCTTAGGCTTGTTCCGAATATTGAG AGCTTTCGAACAACACTAAGGTGTTTAAAGCACTGGGCAAGAAGAAGAGGTGTTTACTCTAAT GTCACTGGTTTTCTTGGAGGTGTGAATTGGGCTTTACTGGTTGCACGAGTCTGCCAGCTCTATCCTAATGCTGTGCCAAGTATGCTGGTCTCGAGATTCTTCAGGGTTTTTACCCAGTGGCGCTGGCCAACTCCAGTGATGCTTTGTGCCATTGAGGAGGAGGAACTTGGCTTTCCTGTGTGGGATCCACGCAAAAATCCTCGTGACAGAACTCATCATATGCCAATTATCACTCCAGCATATCCATGCATGAACTCCAGCTATAATGTTTCGACGAGCACGCTGAGGGTTATGATAGAACAATTCCAGTTTGGCAATAAAATATGCCAG GAAATTGAGATGAATAAGGCTAGTTGGTCTGCCCTTTTTGAGCCTTTTAATTTTTTTGAGGCGTATAAAAATTATCTGCAAGTTGACATCATCGCTGAGGATGATGCAGATCTCAGACTCTGGAAGGGATGGGTCGAGTCTCGATTGAGACAACTGACTTTAAAG ATTGAACGGGACACCTATGGGAAATTGCAATGCCATCCATACCCATATGAGTATGCAGATCCTTCTAGACAGTGTGCTCATTGTGCTTTCTTCATGGGCTTATCAAGGAAAGAAGGTGTGAAAATACAAGAAGGTCAGCAGTTTGATATTCGTGGAACAGTTGATGAGTTCAGGCATGAGATCAACATGTATATGTTCTGGAAACCTGGGATGGAGTTGGCTGTTTCTCATGTTCGGAGGAAAGAGATTCCAGCTTATGTGTTTCCAGAAGGATACAAGAGACCTCGTCCCCAAAGGCATGTGAACCATCAACACCAGTCTGATAAAAATAACACTGCAAATGGCGCATTGACTGGATCTCCAGACAGCCAGCTGAAGAGAAAGCATGATACTACTGGGATTGATGATACCGAACCTTGCCGATCTGTTAAGAGGGCTTCAATCAGCCCAGTTCACCCAAGAACTTTATCACCTCGGTCGGGCAACATTAGTGATGAGCCCAGAAGTGACAGCCAACAGAAAGTTACTTCTAATGCAAGCGGTGGGAGTCAGGATTCACCTGGCAGTGGCAATCGAGATCAAACAAAGTGTTCAAGTTCATCACATGCATCTGAGAAAAGCTTGGATTCAGTCGCATCAGGCTCCAAGTGTGTGAAAATGGAAGCGGTTTGTTCTGATGACGTAACTAGCAAGCATGTCGATTGTATTTCACCTGTCAAGGACAGCACTGCTCCAACCGTAGCAGTGAGTACAACTTTAAAGCGTGTTGCCGAGAAGGTCGTTTTGGAGCTTGTTGGAAGTGAAAGCATTGGCGGCAATAATGCAGAGTTACTGCAGATTGCAGAAAAGGACATGGGAAATGTCCTTGTTGAAAATCTACACTTTGGTGGGAATGGAGTTCCTCAGAGCGGCCTCCCTGAAGAATTAGAG CTGAACAATGGGATTGAAGTGCGTTCTAAAGCTTATGCAGGTGTGAAGTCAGATGGATCCCAGAAGTCGTCATTGAG ATCTGCAAACACTGGGGACTTGGAAGGAAGATGGTGGTAA
- the LOC125520140 gene encoding nuclear poly(A) polymerase 4-like isoform X4 has product MATSNKPISLAGPLDADVQRTAELNKFLVEAGLYESADESARREEVLGELDKIVKDWVKQLTSQRGYTDQMIEEANAVLFTFGSYRLGVHGPGADIDTLCVGPSYVNREEDFFIVLHDILAQTEEVSELQPVPDAHVPVMKFKFHGISIDLLYASVSLLVVPSDLDISQEAVLYDIDEATVRSLTGCRVADQILRLVPNIESFRTTLRCLKHWARRRGVYSNVTGFLGGVNWALLVARVCQLYPNAVPSMLVSRFFRVFTQWRWPTPVMLCAIEEEELGFPVWDPRKNPRDRTHHMPIITPAYPCMNSSYNVSTSTLRVMIEQFQFGNKICQEIEMNKASWSALFEPFNFFEAYKNYLQVDIIAEDDADLRLWKGWVESRLRQLTLKIERDTYGKLQCHPYPYEYADPSRQCAHCAFFMGLSRKEGVKIQEGQQFDIRGTVDEFRHEINMYMFWKPGMELAVSHVRRKEIPAYVFPEGYKRPRPQRHVNHQHQSDKNNTANGALTGSPDSQLKRKHDTTGIDDTEPCRSVKRASISPVHPRTLSPRSGNISDEPRSDSQQKVTSNASGGSQDSPGSGNRDQTKCSSSSHASEKSLDSVASGSKCVKMEAVCSDDVTSKHVDCISPVKDSTAPTVAVSTTLKRVAEKVVLELVGSESIGGNNAELLQIAEKDMGNVLVENLHFGGNGVPQSGLPEELEV; this is encoded by the exons ATGGCGACCTCTAATAAGCCAATATCGCTGGCTGGGCCGTTGGATGCTGATGTCCAGAGGACGGCTGAATTGAACAAG TTCTTGGTTGAAGCGGGCTTATATGAAAGTGCCGATGAGTCTGCTAGGCGGGAGGAGGTGCTGGGGGAGCTTGACAAG ATTGTAAAAGATTGGGTGAAACAGTTAACTAGTCAGAGAGGATATACTGATCAAATGATTGAAGAGGCAAATGCCGTGCTTTTCACCTTCGGGTCATACCGTCTAGGG GTCCATGGACCTGGGGCTGACATCGATACTCTATGTGTTGGACCTTCATATGTGAATCGCGAG GAGGACTTCTTTATTGTACTGCATGACATATTAGCACAAACGGAGGAAGTGTCTGAATTGCAACCTGTACCTGATGCACATGTACCTGTGATGAAATTTAAGTTCCATGGGATATCCATCGATCTTCTTTATGCCAGCGTTTCTCTCTTAGTAGTACCATCT GATTTGGATATCTCTCAGGAAGCAGTGCTTTATGACATTGATGAGGCAACTGTTCGTAGTCTTACTGGCTGCAGAGTGGCTGACCAAATTCTTAGGCTTGTTCCGAATATTGAG AGCTTTCGAACAACACTAAGGTGTTTAAAGCACTGGGCAAGAAGAAGAGGTGTTTACTCTAAT GTCACTGGTTTTCTTGGAGGTGTGAATTGGGCTTTACTGGTTGCACGAGTCTGCCAGCTCTATCCTAATGCTGTGCCAAGTATGCTGGTCTCGAGATTCTTCAGGGTTTTTACCCAGTGGCGCTGGCCAACTCCAGTGATGCTTTGTGCCATTGAGGAGGAGGAACTTGGCTTTCCTGTGTGGGATCCACGCAAAAATCCTCGTGACAGAACTCATCATATGCCAATTATCACTCCAGCATATCCATGCATGAACTCCAGCTATAATGTTTCGACGAGCACGCTGAGGGTTATGATAGAACAATTCCAGTTTGGCAATAAAATATGCCAG GAAATTGAGATGAATAAGGCTAGTTGGTCTGCCCTTTTTGAGCCTTTTAATTTTTTTGAGGCGTATAAAAATTATCTGCAAGTTGACATCATCGCTGAGGATGATGCAGATCTCAGACTCTGGAAGGGATGGGTCGAGTCTCGATTGAGACAACTGACTTTAAAG ATTGAACGGGACACCTATGGGAAATTGCAATGCCATCCATACCCATATGAGTATGCAGATCCTTCTAGACAGTGTGCTCATTGTGCTTTCTTCATGGGCTTATCAAGGAAAGAAGGTGTGAAAATACAAGAAGGTCAGCAGTTTGATATTCGTGGAACAGTTGATGAGTTCAGGCATGAGATCAACATGTATATGTTCTGGAAACCTGGGATGGAGTTGGCTGTTTCTCATGTTCGGAGGAAAGAGATTCCAGCTTATGTGTTTCCAGAAGGATACAAGAGACCTCGTCCCCAAAGGCATGTGAACCATCAACACCAGTCTGATAAAAATAACACTGCAAATGGCGCATTGACTGGATCTCCAGACAGCCAGCTGAAGAGAAAGCATGATACTACTGGGATTGATGATACCGAACCTTGCCGATCTGTTAAGAGGGCTTCAATCAGCCCAGTTCACCCAAGAACTTTATCACCTCGGTCGGGCAACATTAGTGATGAGCCCAGAAGTGACAGCCAACAGAAAGTTACTTCTAATGCAAGCGGTGGGAGTCAGGATTCACCTGGCAGTGGCAATCGAGATCAAACAAAGTGTTCAAGTTCATCACATGCATCTGAGAAAAGCTTGGATTCAGTCGCATCAGGCTCCAAGTGTGTGAAAATGGAAGCGGTTTGTTCTGATGACGTAACTAGCAAGCATGTCGATTGTATTTCACCTGTCAAGGACAGCACTGCTCCAACCGTAGCAGTGAGTACAACTTTAAAGCGTGTTGCCGAGAAGGTCGTTTTGGAGCTTGTTGGAAGTGAAAGCATTGGCGGCAATAATGCAGAGTTACTGCAGATTGCAGAAAAGGACATGGGAAATGTCCTTGTTGAAAATCTACACTTTGGTGGGAATGGAGTTCCTCAGAGCGGCCTCCCTGAAGAATTAGAG GTGTGA
- the LOC125520140 gene encoding nuclear poly(A) polymerase 4-like isoform X3: MATSNKPISLAGPLDADVQRTAELNKFLVEAGLYESADESARREEVLGELDKIVKDWVKQLTSQRGYTDQMIEEANAVLFTFGSYRLGVHGPGADIDTLCVGPSYVNREEDFFIVLHDILAQTEEVSELQPVPDAHVPVMKFKFHGISIDLLYASVSLLVVPSDLDISQEAVLYDIDEATVRSLTGCRVADQILRLVPNIESFRTTLRCLKHWARRRGVYSNVTGFLGGVNWALLVARVCQLYPNAVPSMLVSRFFRVFTQWRWPTPVMLCAIEEEELGFPVWDPRKNPRDRTHHMPIITPAYPCMNSSYNVSTSTLRVMIEQFQFGNKICQEIEMNKASWSALFEPFNFFEAYKNYLQVDIIAEDDADLRLWKGWVESRLRQLTLKIERDTYGKLQCHPYPYEYADPSRQCAHCAFFMGLSRKEGVKIQEGQQFDIRGTVDEFRHEINMYMFWKPGMELAVSHVRRKEIPAYVFPEGYKRPRPQRHVNHQHQSDKNNTANGALTGSPDSQLKRKHDTTGIDDTEPCRSVKRASISPVHPRTLSPRSGNISDEPRSDSQQKVTSNASGGSQDSPGSGNRDQTKCSSSSHASEKSLDSVASGSKCVKMEAVCSDDVTSKHVDCISPVKDSTAPTVAVSTTLKRVAEKVVLELVGSESIGGNNAELLQIAEKDMGNVLVENLHFGGNGVPQSGLPEELELMQV, from the exons ATGGCGACCTCTAATAAGCCAATATCGCTGGCTGGGCCGTTGGATGCTGATGTCCAGAGGACGGCTGAATTGAACAAG TTCTTGGTTGAAGCGGGCTTATATGAAAGTGCCGATGAGTCTGCTAGGCGGGAGGAGGTGCTGGGGGAGCTTGACAAG ATTGTAAAAGATTGGGTGAAACAGTTAACTAGTCAGAGAGGATATACTGATCAAATGATTGAAGAGGCAAATGCCGTGCTTTTCACCTTCGGGTCATACCGTCTAGGG GTCCATGGACCTGGGGCTGACATCGATACTCTATGTGTTGGACCTTCATATGTGAATCGCGAG GAGGACTTCTTTATTGTACTGCATGACATATTAGCACAAACGGAGGAAGTGTCTGAATTGCAACCTGTACCTGATGCACATGTACCTGTGATGAAATTTAAGTTCCATGGGATATCCATCGATCTTCTTTATGCCAGCGTTTCTCTCTTAGTAGTACCATCT GATTTGGATATCTCTCAGGAAGCAGTGCTTTATGACATTGATGAGGCAACTGTTCGTAGTCTTACTGGCTGCAGAGTGGCTGACCAAATTCTTAGGCTTGTTCCGAATATTGAG AGCTTTCGAACAACACTAAGGTGTTTAAAGCACTGGGCAAGAAGAAGAGGTGTTTACTCTAAT GTCACTGGTTTTCTTGGAGGTGTGAATTGGGCTTTACTGGTTGCACGAGTCTGCCAGCTCTATCCTAATGCTGTGCCAAGTATGCTGGTCTCGAGATTCTTCAGGGTTTTTACCCAGTGGCGCTGGCCAACTCCAGTGATGCTTTGTGCCATTGAGGAGGAGGAACTTGGCTTTCCTGTGTGGGATCCACGCAAAAATCCTCGTGACAGAACTCATCATATGCCAATTATCACTCCAGCATATCCATGCATGAACTCCAGCTATAATGTTTCGACGAGCACGCTGAGGGTTATGATAGAACAATTCCAGTTTGGCAATAAAATATGCCAG GAAATTGAGATGAATAAGGCTAGTTGGTCTGCCCTTTTTGAGCCTTTTAATTTTTTTGAGGCGTATAAAAATTATCTGCAAGTTGACATCATCGCTGAGGATGATGCAGATCTCAGACTCTGGAAGGGATGGGTCGAGTCTCGATTGAGACAACTGACTTTAAAG ATTGAACGGGACACCTATGGGAAATTGCAATGCCATCCATACCCATATGAGTATGCAGATCCTTCTAGACAGTGTGCTCATTGTGCTTTCTTCATGGGCTTATCAAGGAAAGAAGGTGTGAAAATACAAGAAGGTCAGCAGTTTGATATTCGTGGAACAGTTGATGAGTTCAGGCATGAGATCAACATGTATATGTTCTGGAAACCTGGGATGGAGTTGGCTGTTTCTCATGTTCGGAGGAAAGAGATTCCAGCTTATGTGTTTCCAGAAGGATACAAGAGACCTCGTCCCCAAAGGCATGTGAACCATCAACACCAGTCTGATAAAAATAACACTGCAAATGGCGCATTGACTGGATCTCCAGACAGCCAGCTGAAGAGAAAGCATGATACTACTGGGATTGATGATACCGAACCTTGCCGATCTGTTAAGAGGGCTTCAATCAGCCCAGTTCACCCAAGAACTTTATCACCTCGGTCGGGCAACATTAGTGATGAGCCCAGAAGTGACAGCCAACAGAAAGTTACTTCTAATGCAAGCGGTGGGAGTCAGGATTCACCTGGCAGTGGCAATCGAGATCAAACAAAGTGTTCAAGTTCATCACATGCATCTGAGAAAAGCTTGGATTCAGTCGCATCAGGCTCCAAGTGTGTGAAAATGGAAGCGGTTTGTTCTGATGACGTAACTAGCAAGCATGTCGATTGTATTTCACCTGTCAAGGACAGCACTGCTCCAACCGTAGCAGTGAGTACAACTTTAAAGCGTGTTGCCGAGAAGGTCGTTTTGGAGCTTGTTGGAAGTGAAAGCATTGGCGGCAATAATGCAGAGTTACTGCAGATTGCAGAAAAGGACATGGGAAATGTCCTTGTTGAAAATCTACACTTTGGTGGGAATGGAGTTCCTCAGAGCGGCCTCCCTGAAGAATTAGAG CTTATGCAGGTGTGA
- the LOC125520140 gene encoding nuclear poly(A) polymerase 4-like isoform X2, translated as MATSNKPISLAGPLDADVQRTAELNKFLVEAGLYESADESARREEVLGELDKIVKDWVKQLTSQRGYTDQMIEEANAVLFTFGSYRLGVHGPGADIDTLCVGPSYVNREEDFFIVLHDILAQTEEVSELQPVPDAHVPVMKFKFHGISIDLLYASVSLLVVPSDLDISQEAVLYDIDEATVRSLTGCRVADQILRLVPNIESFRTTLRCLKHWARRRGVYSNVTGFLGGVNWALLVARVCQLYPNAVPSMLVSRFFRVFTQWRWPTPVMLCAIEEEELGFPVWDPRKNPRDRTHHMPIITPAYPCMNSSYNVSTSTLRVMIEQFQFGNKICQEIEMNKASWSALFEPFNFFEAYKNYLQVDIIAEDDADLRLWKGWVESRLRQLTLKIERDTYGKLQCHPYPYEYADPSRQCAHCAFFMGLSRKEGVKIQEGQQFDIRGTVDEFRHEINMYMFWKPGMELAVSHVRRKEIPAYVFPEGYKRPRPQRHVNHQHQSDKNNTANGALTGSPDSQLKRKHDTTGIDDTEPCRSVKRASISPVHPRTLSPRSGNISDEPRSDSQQKVTSNASGGSQDSPGSGNRDQTKCSSSSHASEKSLDSVASGSKCVKMEAVCSDDVTSKHVDCISPVKDSTAPTVAVSTTLKRVAEKVVLELVGSESIGGNNAELLQIAEKDMGNVLVENLHFGGNGVPQSGLPEELELNNGIEVRSKAYAGVKSDGSQKSSLRVSLTSTA; from the exons ATGGCGACCTCTAATAAGCCAATATCGCTGGCTGGGCCGTTGGATGCTGATGTCCAGAGGACGGCTGAATTGAACAAG TTCTTGGTTGAAGCGGGCTTATATGAAAGTGCCGATGAGTCTGCTAGGCGGGAGGAGGTGCTGGGGGAGCTTGACAAG ATTGTAAAAGATTGGGTGAAACAGTTAACTAGTCAGAGAGGATATACTGATCAAATGATTGAAGAGGCAAATGCCGTGCTTTTCACCTTCGGGTCATACCGTCTAGGG GTCCATGGACCTGGGGCTGACATCGATACTCTATGTGTTGGACCTTCATATGTGAATCGCGAG GAGGACTTCTTTATTGTACTGCATGACATATTAGCACAAACGGAGGAAGTGTCTGAATTGCAACCTGTACCTGATGCACATGTACCTGTGATGAAATTTAAGTTCCATGGGATATCCATCGATCTTCTTTATGCCAGCGTTTCTCTCTTAGTAGTACCATCT GATTTGGATATCTCTCAGGAAGCAGTGCTTTATGACATTGATGAGGCAACTGTTCGTAGTCTTACTGGCTGCAGAGTGGCTGACCAAATTCTTAGGCTTGTTCCGAATATTGAG AGCTTTCGAACAACACTAAGGTGTTTAAAGCACTGGGCAAGAAGAAGAGGTGTTTACTCTAAT GTCACTGGTTTTCTTGGAGGTGTGAATTGGGCTTTACTGGTTGCACGAGTCTGCCAGCTCTATCCTAATGCTGTGCCAAGTATGCTGGTCTCGAGATTCTTCAGGGTTTTTACCCAGTGGCGCTGGCCAACTCCAGTGATGCTTTGTGCCATTGAGGAGGAGGAACTTGGCTTTCCTGTGTGGGATCCACGCAAAAATCCTCGTGACAGAACTCATCATATGCCAATTATCACTCCAGCATATCCATGCATGAACTCCAGCTATAATGTTTCGACGAGCACGCTGAGGGTTATGATAGAACAATTCCAGTTTGGCAATAAAATATGCCAG GAAATTGAGATGAATAAGGCTAGTTGGTCTGCCCTTTTTGAGCCTTTTAATTTTTTTGAGGCGTATAAAAATTATCTGCAAGTTGACATCATCGCTGAGGATGATGCAGATCTCAGACTCTGGAAGGGATGGGTCGAGTCTCGATTGAGACAACTGACTTTAAAG ATTGAACGGGACACCTATGGGAAATTGCAATGCCATCCATACCCATATGAGTATGCAGATCCTTCTAGACAGTGTGCTCATTGTGCTTTCTTCATGGGCTTATCAAGGAAAGAAGGTGTGAAAATACAAGAAGGTCAGCAGTTTGATATTCGTGGAACAGTTGATGAGTTCAGGCATGAGATCAACATGTATATGTTCTGGAAACCTGGGATGGAGTTGGCTGTTTCTCATGTTCGGAGGAAAGAGATTCCAGCTTATGTGTTTCCAGAAGGATACAAGAGACCTCGTCCCCAAAGGCATGTGAACCATCAACACCAGTCTGATAAAAATAACACTGCAAATGGCGCATTGACTGGATCTCCAGACAGCCAGCTGAAGAGAAAGCATGATACTACTGGGATTGATGATACCGAACCTTGCCGATCTGTTAAGAGGGCTTCAATCAGCCCAGTTCACCCAAGAACTTTATCACCTCGGTCGGGCAACATTAGTGATGAGCCCAGAAGTGACAGCCAACAGAAAGTTACTTCTAATGCAAGCGGTGGGAGTCAGGATTCACCTGGCAGTGGCAATCGAGATCAAACAAAGTGTTCAAGTTCATCACATGCATCTGAGAAAAGCTTGGATTCAGTCGCATCAGGCTCCAAGTGTGTGAAAATGGAAGCGGTTTGTTCTGATGACGTAACTAGCAAGCATGTCGATTGTATTTCACCTGTCAAGGACAGCACTGCTCCAACCGTAGCAGTGAGTACAACTTTAAAGCGTGTTGCCGAGAAGGTCGTTTTGGAGCTTGTTGGAAGTGAAAGCATTGGCGGCAATAATGCAGAGTTACTGCAGATTGCAGAAAAGGACATGGGAAATGTCCTTGTTGAAAATCTACACTTTGGTGGGAATGGAGTTCCTCAGAGCGGCCTCCCTGAAGAATTAGAG CTGAACAATGGGATTGAAGTGCGTTCTAAAGCTTATGCAGGTGTGAAGTCAGATGGATCCCAGAAGTCGTCATTGAG AGTTAGTTTGACATCAACAGCATGA